The genomic region GGTCTCGCTCAAGCTCAGCGCGATCGGGCAGTTCCTGCCCGTCGACGTCGCGCCGGAGGGCGGGCACCGGGTCGCGCTCGAGAACGCGCGCACCATCTGCCGCGCCGCGCGCAACGCCGGCACCACGGTCACCCTCGACATGGAGGACTACACGACCACCGACTCGACGCTGGCGATCCTGCGCGAGCTGCGCAAGGACTTCCCCGAGACCGGGGCGGTGCTGCAGTCCTACCTGCACCGCACCGAGGACGACTGCCGTGAGCTCGCCTACGAGGGCTCGCGGGTGCGGCTGTGCAAGGGCGCCTACGCCCAGCCCGAGTCGGTGGCCTACCAGGACGCCGCCGACGTCGACCGCTCCTACGTGCGCTGCCTCAAGGTGCTGATGGAGGGCCAGGGCTACCCGATGGTCGCCACCCACGACCCCCGCCTGGTCGAGATCGCGACCTCGCTGGCCGGGCGCGCGGCGCGCCCGCAGGGCAGCTACGAGTTCCAGATGCTCTACGGCGTGCGGCCCGACGAGCAGCGCCGGCTGGCGGCCAACGGCGAGCGGGTGCGGGTCTACGTGCCCTACGGCCAGGAGTGGTACGGCTACCTGATGCGCCGCCTGGCCGAGCGTCCGCAGAACCTGGCCTTCTTCGCGCGCTCGCTGGTCTCCAAGAAGTGACTGCTGCCCGCGCCGGACGGCGCGGGCTGGGAGGATGGGCGCCATGACCTCTCAGACAGCGATCCTGGGCGCCGGCGTGATGGGGGAGGCCCTGCTCTCGGGCCTGGTCCGCGCGGGGCGTCGTGTCGACCGGCTGATGGTCGGCGAGAAGCGGCCCGAGCGCGCCCACGAGCTCGAGGAGCGCTACGGCGTCGCCGTGCTCGACAACCGCAGCGCCGCGGCCAAGGCCGACACGGTCGCGCTGGTCGTCAAGCCGCAGGACATGGCCGACCTGCTCGAGGAGATCGCGCCGGTGCTGCGCCCCGGCGTGCTGCTGGTGAGCCTGGCCGCCGGCATCACCACCGCCTACATCGAGTCGCGGGTGCCCGAGGGCGTCGCGGTCGTGCGCGTCATGCCCAACACCCCCGCGCTCGTCGACGAGGGGATGACCGCCATCTCCCCGGGGTCGCACTCCAGCGAGGCCGACCTCGCCGAGGTCGAGACCCTGATGTCGTCGGTCGGCAAGGTGCTGCGCATCCCCGAGCGCCAGCAGGACGCCGTGACGGCGATCAGCGGCTCCGGGCCGGCGTACATCTTCTTCGTCGTGGAGTCGATGATCGAGGCCGGCGTGCACCTGGGCCTGCCCCGCGCCACCGCCACCGACCTGGTCATCCAGACCCTGGTCGGCAGCGGCAAGATGCTGCGCGAGACCGGCACCCACCCCACCGTGCTGCGCGAGCAGGTCACCTCGCCCGGCGGCACCACCGCCTCGGCGCTGCGCGAGCTCGAGGTGCACAAGGTCCGCGCCGCCTTCCTGGCCGCCATGGAGGCCGCCCGCGACCGCTCCCGCGCCCTGGCCCAGGGCTCCTGAGGGTGGGGTGACCGGGGCTTGCATGAGTCCCCGGCCGACCGGGGACTCCTGCACTTGTCAGGGGTTGCAACACCCATCAAGCGCATGAGTCCCCGGCTGGCCGGGGACTCATGCAGTCGCCCCGGACAGGTGGTGGCCGGGCCGGCCGGCGGGCTGGCAGGGTGGGGGCATGAGCGACACAGCGGCGCTGCCGCACGTCCGGTTCTGGTTCGACCCCGTGTGCCCCTTCGCCTGGATGACCAGCAAGTGGGTGCGGATGGTCGCCGAGCAGCGCGGCCACGAGGTGGAGTGGCGCTTCATCTCGCTGCGCCTGCTCAACGCGCACGTCGACTACGACTCCCACTTCCCGCCCGAGTACGAGGCGGGCCACACCGCCGGTCTCCACCTGCTGCGCGTGTGCGCGCGGGCCCGCGACGAGCACGGCCCCGACGCCGTGGCCCGGCTCTACCCCGCGATCACCGCGCGCATCTTCGACGTCGACCCGGGCGAGAGCGGCGGCGGGATGCCCGACGGCGAGCGGGCCCAGGAGCTGCTGCGCGCCGCGCTCGAGGAGGCCGGGCTGCCGGCCGACCTGGCCGCGGCCTACGGCGACGAGTCGTACGACGCCCAGCTGCGGGCCGAGACCGACGAGGCGCTCGCGCTGACCGGCAAGGACGTCGGCACCCCGATCCTGCACATCGCCCCGCCCGAGGGCGCGGCCTTCTTCGGCCCGGTGATCAGCCGGCTGCCCAGCGAGGAGGAGGCCGGCGCGCTGTGGGACCACGTCGTCGGGCTGGCCACCTTCCCCGGCTTCGCCGAGCTCAAGCGCAGCCTGCGCGAGCTGCCCCAGCTGCGCGCCTTCGGGGTCGCCGAGGACGAGGCCGGCGTGCAGGAGGACTGGCACGGCGGCTCGCGCCGCCAGAAGAAGTAGCCCTGCCCCGACCCCTGCCCCGGCCCCTGCCCCGCCCGCCCCGAACCCGTCCGACCCTCCGACCAGATGGAGCGCCACCCGTGAAGACCCTGCGCACCCCCGACGACCGCTTCGCCGACCTGCCCGACTTCCCGTGGCAGCCGTCGTACGCCGAGCTCACGGATCCCGATGGCGGCGAGCCGCTGCGGATGGCCTACCTCGACGTGGGGCCCGCCGAGGGCTTCGACGACGCCCCGGTCGCGCTGCTGCTGCACGGCGAGCCGTCGTGGTCCTTCCTCTACCGCCACGTGATCGGGGTGCTGGCCGCCGCCGGCGTGCGCTGCATCGCCCCCGACCTGATCGGCTTCGGGCGCTCAGACAAGCCGACCCGGCCCGAGGACCACAGCTACGCCCGCCACGTCGAGTGGGTGCGCGAGCTGGTCGTCGACGACCTCGACCTGCACGACGTCACCCTGGTCGGGCAGGACTGGGGCGGGCTGATCGGGCTGCGCCTGGTCGCCGAGAACCCCGACCGCTTCGCCCGCGTCGTGGCCGCCAACACCGGCATGCCCACCGGCGACTTCGACATGCCCGAGATCTGGCACCAGTTCCGCAGGGCCGTCGAGGGCGCCGACCACCTCGACGTGGGCCGCTTCGTGGAGTCCGGCTGCGTGCGCGGGCTCAGCGACGAGGTGCGCGCGGCGTACGACGCGCCGTTCCCCACCCAGGAGATGGTCGCCGGGCCGCGGGCGATGCCCGGCCTGGTGCCGACCAGCACCGACGACCCGGCCACCGAGGCCAACCGGGCGGCCTGGGAGGCGCTGGGGCGCTGGGAGAAGCCGTTCCTGGTGGCGTTCTCCGACTCCGACCCGATCACCGGGGCGATGGCGCCGCTGATGAAGAAGCTGGTGCCCGGCACCCGCGAGGTCGAGCACCCGGTGATCGAGCGCGCCGGGCACTTCCTGCAGGAGGACGCCGGCGCCGAGCTCGGCCACGCGGTGGCCGACTTCATCGCCGCGACCTGACCGCCGCGTCCTGGGCCGGGGTCGCCGCGGCGGGTCACAGCCCCATCGCCGCCTCGGCGGCCGCCAGCACCGGCGCGGTGACCTCGCGGCAGCGCGCCTCCCCGGCGTCGTACGCCGCGCGGAGACGCTCCGGGTGGGCCAGCAGGTCGGCGTGGCGGCGCTGCACCGGTTCGAGCACCCCCACGACGGCGTCGGCGACCGCCCGCTTCAGCGCGCCGTAGGTGCTGATGCCCTCGGCGGAGCCCCCGCAGGCGACGAGCACGTCGAGCAGGTTGGTGACGCCGGGCTTGGTCGCCCGGTCCGCGCGCACCGCGCCCGGCCCGGTGTCGCTGTCGGTGACCGCGCGGGCGACCTTGCGCCGCACCACGACGGGCGGGTCGAGCAGGCCGACCACCCCGGAGAGGTCGGTGCTCGACTTGCTCATCTTCTCGGTGGGCCGCTGCAGGTCCATCACCCGCGCGCCGGCGGGTGCCACCACGATCTCGGGCACGGTGAAGACCTCGCCGTAGGTGCGGTTGAAGCGCACCGCGAGGTCGCGGGCCAGCTCGACGTGCTGGCGCTGGTCGTCGCCCACCGGCACCTGGGTGGGCCGGTAGAGCAGGATGTCGGCGGCCATCAGCACCGGGTAGGTCAGCAGCGCCGCCCGGCTCGAGCCGTCGGTGCGCCGGCGCTGCTTGAACTGGATCATCCGCCCCAGCTCGCCGCTGGAGGCCACGCACTCGAGGAGGTAGGCGAGCTGGCGGTGGGCGGGCACCCGGCTCTGCACGAAGAGGGTGCTGGGTCCGAGCCCCGCCGCGAGGAGCAGCGCGGCCAGGTCACGGGTGCGCTCGCGCAGCAGGCGGGGGTCGTGGCCGTCGGTGAGGGCGTGCAGGTCGCTGACCCCCACGAAGCAGTCGTGGGCGTCCTGGCCCGCGACGAGGGGGCGCAGCGCGCCGAGCAGGTTGCCGAGGGTGGGGCGCCCGCTCGGGGTGACGAGCGAGAGCCGGCGGGGGCCGGTGGCGGTGGTGGGCTGGGTGGACATGTCGTCTCCTGGTGGGTGCGTGCCCACGCGTGGCTGGTCCGCAGAAGACGAACGGCCGCCCGTGGGCGGCCGTGGATGAGGAAGGTGCGCTCGATCGGTGGTCCGCCGTCAGGCGGCCCACCACTGCGAGCACGACGCCGGGCCCGCGGACGGGCTCGGGGCGGGGCTCGGGGTGGTGACCAGCACGTGAGCAGGCTAAGCGTCGGGAGTGGCCGGCGTCACCTGCGGCGGTAGCGTCGGGCCCGTGCTCGCCTGCTCCGGACCCTCGACCGTCGTCTTCGCCCCCCGCCTCACGGAGTACGACTTCGGCGTGGGCCACCCGATGTCGCCGGTGCGGGTGGACCTGACGATGCGCCTGGCCCAGGAGCTCGGCGTCGTGGCCGGCCCCGGTGGCCTGCGGCAGGTGCCGGCGCCGATCGCCTCCGACGACCTGCTGGCCACGGTCCACGAGCCGGCCCTCCTCGAGGCGGTCCAGGACGCCGGACAGCGGGTCCGGCCCCGGCTCGACGTGGGCCTGGGCACCGACGACAACCCCGTCTTCGCCGGCATGCACGAGGCCGGCGCCCACGTCGTGGGTGCCACGGTGGAGGCCTGCCGGCAGGTCTGGAGCGGCGAGTCGCTGCACTCGGCCAACATCACCGGGGGGCTGCACCACGCCATGCCCGACCGGGTCAGCGGGTTCTGCGTCTACAACGACATCGCGGTGGGCATCCGGACCCTGCTCGACCAGGGCGCCGAGCGGGTGGCCTACGTCGACATCGACGTCCACCACGGTGACGGGGTCGAGAAGATCTTCTGGGACGACCCGCGGGTGCTGACGATCTCGCTGCACGAGACCGGGCAGGTCCTCTTCCCCGGCACCGGGTTCCCCCAGGACCTGGGCGGCGCGGGGGCCGAGGGCAGCGCCGTCAACGTGGCGCTGCCGCCCGGCACGTCAGACGGGGGGTGGCTGCGTGCCTTCCACGCCGTGGTCGGGCCGCTGCTGCGGGAGTTCGCCCCCCAGGTGCTGGTCAGCCAGCACGGCTGCGACTCCCACGCCGACGACCCGCTGGCCCACCTGATGCTGTCGGTCGACGGGCAGCGCGCCGCCCACGAGGCCCTGCACGACCTGGCCCACGAGGTCGCCGACGGTCGCTGGGTGGCGCTCGGCGGCGGCGGCTACGAGCTGGCCTCGGTGGTGCCGCGCTCGTGGACCCACCTGCTGGCCTGCGTCGCGGGCACCCCGCTCGACGTGCAGACCGCGACGCCCGGCGCGTGGCAGGAGCACGTGCAGCGGCTGCTGGGCCAGGTGGCCCCCCGCAGGATGACCGACGGCGTGACGCCGGCGTACCGGGACTGGGCGCTGGGCTACGACCCCGACACCTGGCTGGACCGGGCCGTCCAGGCCACCCGCGTGGCCGCCTTCCCGCTGCACGGGCTCGACCCCCAGCCCTGGTGACCAGATGGCCCAGAAGGGTCATTTGCAAGCCGACACGCCGAGTTCTGGTGAGTCACTTGCGATTGCCTCTTCCCCACGAGTCACTCCAGGCCCTATTCTCACCACTGCGTGGCCGTGGAGTCGCCGGCGGGGAAGCCGGCGGACGTGCCACCCAGGAAGTCGGTGCAAGCTCATGGTGACCAGCTCCTCCGGAGACATCTCCGAGGCCAAGTTCCTGACCGTTGCCGAGGTCGCCGCGATGATGCGGGTCTCGAAGATGACGGTCTACCGCCTCGTGCACAACGGCGACCTGCCCGCGGTCCGGGTCGGGCGCTCGTTCCGGGTGCGCGAGGAGGACGCCAACGAGTACATCCGCAAGTCCTTCTACGACGCCGGCTGAGCCGATTCTCCCAGCCCGGCACCGGCCCAGTAGGCTGTCCCGGTCTCTCGCGTCTCTGCGCGGGACCACCAGCTGGGAAAGGAACAACCTGTGGGTTCGGTCATCAAGAAGCGGCGCAAGCGCATGGCCAAGAAGAAGCACCGCAAGCTGCTGAAGAAGACGCGCGTCCAGCGTCGCAAGCTCGGCAAGTAGTCGCGGGCCACCGCGCGGGCCAGGGGCCCGCGCCGGTGGCGCACCACCCAACACGTCGTCGACACTTCTCGAGGATCGGGCGCGCACATGGGCAAGGTCGTCCTGGTGACCGGGGTCTCACGCGACCTCGGGCGTCGGTTCGCGCGCGCCCTGGCCGCCGATCCCGGCGTCGCCCGGGTGATCGGCGTCGACGCGGTCCCGCCGCGCGGCGACATCGGTGAGGTGTCGTTCGTGCGTGCCGACATCCGCACCCCGGTCATCGCGAAGGTGATCGCGAAGGAGGACGTCGACACCGTCGTCCACATGAGCGTCATCGCCACCCCCGGCAGTGCCGGCGGGCGGGGCACGATGAAGGAGCTCAACGTCATCGGGACGATGCAGCTGCTCGCCGCCTGCCAGCGCGCGCCCGGCGTGCGCGACGTGGTGGTCAAGTCGACCACCACCGTCTACGGCGCCAGCAGCCGCGACCCGGCGATGTTCACCGAGGACATGGAGCCGCGCCGCGCGCCGCGCGTCGGCTACGCCAAGGACGTCGCCGAGGTCGAGGGCTACGTGCGCGGCTTCGCGCGCCGACGCGGCGACGTGCGGGTCACCCTGCTGCGCTGCGCCAACGTCGTGGGCCCCCACGTGCAGAGCCCGCTGACCTCCTACCTGCGCCTGCCCGTGGTCCCCACGGTGGCCGGCTACGACCCGCGCCTGCAGCTGCTGCACGAGGACGACCTCTTCGCGGTCCTGCACCACGCGGTCACCCACGAGGTGGCCGGCACCTTCAACGTCGCCGGCGACGGCGTCCTGATGCTCTCGCAGGCGCTGCGCCGGCTGCGCCGCCCGACCCTGGCCCTGCCCGGCTTCGCGGTCGGCTCGCTGGGCTCGGCGCTGCGCTCGGCCCGCGTCGCCGACTTCTCGCCCGAGCAGGTCGCGTTCCTGACCTACGGCCGCGGGGTCGACACCACGCGGATGCGCGAGGAGCTCGGGTTCCACCCGGCACGCACGACCGCCGAGGCGCTCAGCGACTTCGGCGCGACCCTGCCGCGCACGGGCGGGCGGGCCGAGCGGCTGCTCGACGGCCTCGCCGCGGCCTTCCCCGAGCCGGTGGGCGACACCGACCGGCCCGAGGCGCTGCACCCGGTCGACGACGACGCACGACGAGTCCCGGGAGGTCACCATGGGTGACGCCGAGATCATCCCCATCGGCACCCGCGGCCGCCCCGGTCGCGGCGCGGGCACGCAGCCGTCCTCGGCGGCCCGCGGCCTGGCGGGGCCGGGGCGTCGCGCCGGCGCCAAGCCCGGTGCCGACGACCAGCGCCTCACGCCCGACCGCACGGACCCGGCCGGCGAGCAGCCGCCGCAGGACGAGACCACCACCGCGTCCGAGACGCCGGGCGACGAGCCGGCTGCCGAGCGCACCGAGGGCTCGGGCCACGAGCAGCAGGGCGAGGACCGGCCGGCACCGCCGCGGGCCCCGGTCGCCACCGAGGAGCGCCACCCCTCGGCCGGCATCCCGGTCGGGGACTGGCTCTCGGCCTTCCAGCACGCCGCGCGCGAGCTGTTCGGCGAGGAGTGGGAGGGCCAGCTGGCGCGGTTCCTGGCCTTTCTGCGCCGCCGCGTCACCGGCGACTACGTCGTCGACGAGTACGGCTTCGACGCCGAGGTCACCCAGCGCTTCTTCATGGCCGCCCTGCGTCCCATCGCGCAGAAGTGGTTCCGCATCGAGGTCCGCGGGATCGAGAACATCCCCGCCGAGGGCGGCGCGCTCGTCGTCTCCAACCACTCCGGCACCGTGCCCGTCGACGGGCTGATGACCATGGTCTCGATCCACGACCACGCCGAGCGCTTCCTGCGCCCGCTCGGTGCCGACCTGGTCTTCCGCGTGCCCGTGGTCAACGCCCTGGCCCGCAAGGGCGGCGCCACCCTGGCCTGCCAGGAGGACGCCGAGCGGATGCTGCGCGGCGGTGAGCTCGTCGGGGTGTGGCCCGAGGGCTTCAAGGGCATCGGCAAGCCGTACGCCGAGCGCTACAAGCTGCAGCGCTTCGGTCGCGGCGGCTTCGTCTCGGCCGCGCTGCGCACCGGGGTGCCCATCGTGCCGCTGTCGGTGGTCGGCGCCGAGGAGATCTACCCCCTGGTCGGCAACGTGCCCTCGCTGGCGCGGCTGCTCGGGGTGCCCTACATCCCGATCACCCCGCTCTTCCCGCTGCTGGGCCCGCTGGGGCTGGTGCCCCTGCCGTCGAAGTGGCTGCTGGAGTTCGGGGAACCGATCCGCACCGACGAGTTCGAGGACGGCGCGGCCGACGACCCGATGCTCGTCTTCAACGTCACCGACCAGGTGCGCGAGACGATCCAGCAGACGCTCTACACGCTGCTGCGTCAGCGCGAGTCCGTCTTCCGCTGAGCGGGGACCACCGCGCCGGCTCGCGCGAGCGGGTGCTCCGGCGCGGCGCCGCCGGGGTCAGGGAAGCAGCGGGTCGGTGAGGCCCTCGACGAGTCCGGTGACGCCCTCGACGACGTCCTCGACCGTGCCGGAGACCGCGCCACCGCCGCCCTTGCCGCCGCCGCTGCCGGTGGGTGTGCCGGTGCCGGGCAGGTTCTCGGTGAGGCCCGACAGCGGGCCCTGGCCGCTGCCCGAGCCATCGGAGCCGGACGGCCCGCTCGCGCCGGCGCCCTGCGTGGGCGTCGCGCCGGGGGTCGGCAGGGTCACGGTGCCCGGAGGCGTGCTGGTCGAGGGCGCGCCGCCCGCACCGGAACCGTCGCCCTTCTTGCCCGAGCCGGCCTTGCCGGAGCCGTCCTGCGACCCGGTGGCGGCCCGGTCGTCGCCGGCGGGCGGCGTGACGAGGTCGCCCAGCAGGGCCTCGGCGGCGTTGACCAGGAAGGTGGGCACCTGGCCGATCGTGGAGCCGGAGCACGTGGGGCAGAGCTGCTGGGTCGTCTGGTCGATCTCGGCGAGCAGCGTGCCGGCGGTGACCAGGACGTCCTGGGCCGGAGCCGGCAGCACCGCGGAGAGGTCCTCGAGCACGCCCATGCTGTCGACCGTGAACTCCTGCAGCTCCACGATCGTGGTCTCGTCGCCGGTCTCGGCGTAGTCGCCGAGCAGGACCTGGCTGGCCTCGGAGGCCTGCTCGGTGAAGCTGACCAGCGTGCTCTCGATGGCCTCGAGGTCCTGGCCCTCCTCGTCGCGCGAGAGGGCGTCGACCTCGGCGAGGCGCCCGGCGGCGTGGGAGAGCAGGCTCCCGCCGCGGCGCTCGTCGCTGGTGCTGACGCCGGTGGCGACGTTCTCGATGGCGCGCTTGAGCGGGTAGAGCACGTCGCCGGGCAGTGCCGACTGCGAGGCGACCGCCATGGTGCTCGAGGCGCCGACGATGGCCAGGCCACCGACGGCGGCAGCGATCCGACGGTCACGGCGGGTGCGCTGGGGCGCCACGCTCAGGCGGGCCGCGGTCGCGGGCGAGGCCGTCGCGGCGGGGCGCAGCTCGGTGGCCGCGGCGGTCATCAGCTGCTGGCGCAGGTCGGACACGAACTCGGGGCGGGCCTGCGGCTGCGGGCTGGAGCGCAGGGCGCCCACCACGTCGAGGAGGTCGTCGAACCGTGCGTCCTCGACCGGCCGGCCCGCGGCGCGGGCCTCGACCAGTGCGTCGAACTCCTCGGCACGTCGTCGTGCCGCGAACACGGGGCTCATCGGCGGGATCCTTCTCGGTGGTCGGTAGGGAGCGGCGAGACGTCGGGGCGACGTCTCGACACCCGGCTCAACGACCGGTCGCGACGGTTGGTTACGGGCTGTGACGCAGGCGTCATGACGCTCATCGCAGGCCCTCCGGCATCAGCTTGGCGAGGTTGCGGACCCCCCGCAGCTGCAGCTGCTTGATGGCCCCGTCGCTGCGCCCCAGCACGGCGGCCGTCTCGGCGATGCTCATTCCCTGCAGGAAGCGCATCACCAGGCAGTCGCGCTGCTCGTCGGGGAGCTCGGTCAGCGCCTTGAGCAGGATCTCGTTCGTCAGCCCCGCCAGCACCACCGCCTCGGGCCCCTCGGTGGCGTCGTCGTGCTGGCCCATGTCCTCGGTGGTCATCTCGAGGCGGGTCCGCCCGGCCTTGAAGTGGTCGGTGGCCAGGTTGCGGGCGATCGTCATCAGCCAGGCACCGAAGTCCTTGCCCTGCCAGCGGAAGCCCTGCATCGAGCGCAGCGCCCGGAAGAAGGTCTCGGACGTGAGGTCCTCGGCCAGCGTCGCCGAGCGGGTGCGGTGGAACAGGAACCGGTAGACCGAGCCCTGGTAGTGGTCGTAGAGCAGCCCGAAGGCGTCCACGTCGCCCTTGCGGGCCAGCTCGACCAGGGCGATCAGGCGCTGGCGGTCGGTCGCGGACTCCTCCGACGACGTCGCGAGGGCGCTGTCGTCGTAGCCGCCGGGCGTGGCCGGCCCGGCGGGCCCGTCGACCTCCGCGTGCAGGCTGTCGTCGGAGACCGTCTGCAGCAGCAGGTCGAGCAGCCGCGAGGGGGGCGCGCCCGGCGTGGCGGCCGAGGCCAGGGCCGGCGTGAGGGACGGGCCGAGCGAGGAGGTGGCGGCGGTGGCGTCGTCGAGGGCGCGGAGGACGAGTCGGCGCAGGGCGGCGAAGCCGTGCGTCACCTCGTCGGCGTGCCACGCCATCTGCGGAACCCTCCCATGCACGCTCTCTCCCAGAGCGGATTCGAGGGTACGACGGATCGGTGCCGCTGGGAACAGGAACAGTCGTATACCGAAAGAAGTTCCTGGAGCGGCCCGAGGCGCGGGCCGCAGCGGTCCAGACCACCCGCGTCGGCGGGACGCCGCCCGGTCAGCGTCGGCGCGAGCGCAGCGCGACACCGGCCGCCACGGTGCCGCTGAGCGCCCCGGCCGCCGCCCCGACCACCAGCCCGGCGCGGGCGGCCTTGCGCCCGGTGCGGTAGTCGCGGATCCGCCAGCCCGCCTCGCGTGCGTGGGCGCGCAGCCGGGAGTCGGGGTTGATGGCGCAGGGGTCGCCGACCATGCTCAGCATCGGCAGGTCGTTGTAGGAGTCGGAGTAGGCCGAGCAGGCCTGCAGGTCGAGCCCCTCGCGGTCGGCCAGGGCGCGCACCGCCTCGGCCTTCGCGGGGCCGTGCAGCATGTCGCCCACCAGGCGGCCGGTGTAGACGCCGGCGTCGTGCTCGGCCACGGTGCCCATCGCGCCGGTGAGCCCGAGCCGCCGGGCGATGACCTGGGCGATCTCGATGGGCGCGGCGGTGACCAGCCAGACCCGCTGGCCCTGGTCGAGGTGCAGCTGGGCCTGTGCCCGGGTGCCGGGCCAGATCCGGTGGGCCATCGCCTCGTCGAAGATCTCCTCGGTGAGCTCCTGCAGCTCGGCGACGGTGTGCCCGGCGATGAAGCCCAGCGCCGAGGAGCGGGCGTCGGCGACGTGCTCGGGGTCCTCGACCCCCACGACCCGGAAGTAGGCCTGCTTCCAGGCGGCGCCGGCGATCTCGCGGGTGGTGAAGAACTTGCGCCGGTGCAGGCCGCGGGCCAGGTGGAAGATGCTCGCGCCCTGCATGATCGTGTTGTCGACGTCGAAGAAGGCCGCCGAGGTGGGGTCGCTGGGGGTGACCAGCGCCGTCTCGACCTCGGCTGCGGCCGCGGCCGCCTCGCCCGCCAGCGTGGAGCGTTGCTGGAGGTTCGGCAGGGTCCGGCGCTCGGCGGGCGGGGTCACGCCGCCACCCTAGGAGATCGTGGCCCCGGGTCCCAGGGGACCGGCCGCGGCCCGTGGGCCGGGCCCGGCCCCGGGTTCCGCGGGTTCCCCGGGCCGCCTGTCGTGGCGGCGACGATGTGGGAGCATCGCCTGATGGACCACGGCAGCACGCGGGGGCGTCCCGACGACGACGTCGACCAGGTCGCACCGCAGCCCGAGGACCTCAGCGACCTCGTCGTCGCCGCGGCGGCCGAGTCGCCCGACAAGCTCGCCCTGGTCGAGGCCGACGGCCGCAGCGTGACCTGGGCCGAGCTCGAGGACGAGGTGGCGCGGCTGGCTCACGGCCTCTCCGAGGCAGGGGTGGTCGCCGGCTACCGCGTCGTGCTGGCGCTCGAGAACACGATCGAGTTCGTCACCACCTACCTCGCCGTGCTGCGGGTCCACGCCGTGGCCGTGCCGGTGAACCCGCGCTCCACGCCCGGTGAGCTCACGCGGATGCTGGCCGACTCCGGCAGCCGCCTCGTGGTGGCCGGGCCCGCCGCCCTCGACGTCGTACGCCGCGCGGTCACCGACCTCGCGGCCGCTCGGGCCGCGGGCGACGCGGGCGAGGACCTGCCGCCCGAGCTGCTGGCGCGGGCGGCCGAGCCGCGCGTCGTGGTGGTCGGCTCCGAGCCGGGGCCGGGGGAGTGGGCCTTCTCGGCGCTGCGCGCCGACGCGACCCCGGTCGAGGTGCCCCGGGTGCGCGACCGCGAGCGGCTGGCCGTGCTGCTCTACACCTCGGGCACCTCCGGGCACCCGCGCGCGGCGATGCTCAGCCACCGGGCCCTGCTGGCCAACATCGACCAGGTGGGCGCGGTCCGGCCGCCGATGATGCACGGCGACGACGTGGTGCTCGGGGTGCTGCCGCTCTTCCACGTCTACGGGCTCAACGCCGTGCTC from Nocardioides salarius harbors:
- a CDS encoding sigma-70 family RNA polymerase sigma factor, producing MAWHADEVTHGFAALRRLVLRALDDATAATSSLGPSLTPALASAATPGAPPSRLLDLLLQTVSDDSLHAEVDGPAGPATPGGYDDSALATSSEESATDRQRLIALVELARKGDVDAFGLLYDHYQGSVYRFLFHRTRSATLAEDLTSETFFRALRSMQGFRWQGKDFGAWLMTIARNLATDHFKAGRTRLEMTTEDMGQHDDATEGPEAVVLAGLTNEILLKALTELPDEQRDCLVMRFLQGMSIAETAAVLGRSDGAIKQLQLRGVRNLAKLMPEGLR
- a CDS encoding DUF5667 domain-containing protein → MSPVFAARRRAEEFDALVEARAAGRPVEDARFDDLLDVVGALRSSPQPQARPEFVSDLRQQLMTAAATELRPAATASPATAARLSVAPQRTRRDRRIAAAVGGLAIVGASSTMAVASQSALPGDVLYPLKRAIENVATGVSTSDERRGGSLLSHAAGRLAEVDALSRDEEGQDLEAIESTLVSFTEQASEASQVLLGDYAETGDETTIVELQEFTVDSMGVLEDLSAVLPAPAQDVLVTAGTLLAEIDQTTQQLCPTCSGSTIGQVPTFLVNAAEALLGDLVTPPAGDDRAATGSQDGSGKAGSGKKGDGSGAGGAPSTSTPPGTVTLPTPGATPTQGAGASGPSGSDGSGSGQGPLSGLTENLPGTGTPTGSGGGKGGGGAVSGTVEDVVEGVTGLVEGLTDPLLP
- a CDS encoding lysophospholipid acyltransferase family protein, with amino-acid sequence MGDAEIIPIGTRGRPGRGAGTQPSSAARGLAGPGRRAGAKPGADDQRLTPDRTDPAGEQPPQDETTTASETPGDEPAAERTEGSGHEQQGEDRPAPPRAPVATEERHPSAGIPVGDWLSAFQHAARELFGEEWEGQLARFLAFLRRRVTGDYVVDEYGFDAEVTQRFFMAALRPIAQKWFRIEVRGIENIPAEGGALVVSNHSGTVPVDGLMTMVSIHDHAERFLRPLGADLVFRVPVVNALARKGGATLACQEDAERMLRGGELVGVWPEGFKGIGKPYAERYKLQRFGRGGFVSAALRTGVPIVPLSVVGAEEIYPLVGNVPSLARLLGVPYIPITPLFPLLGPLGLVPLPSKWLLEFGEPIRTDEFEDGAADDPMLVFNVTDQVRETIQQTLYTLLRQRESVFR
- a CDS encoding HAD family hydrolase, producing MTPPAERRTLPNLQQRSTLAGEAAAAAAEVETALVTPSDPTSAAFFDVDNTIMQGASIFHLARGLHRRKFFTTREIAGAAWKQAYFRVVGVEDPEHVADARSSALGFIAGHTVAELQELTEEIFDEAMAHRIWPGTRAQAQLHLDQGQRVWLVTAAPIEIAQVIARRLGLTGAMGTVAEHDAGVYTGRLVGDMLHGPAKAEAVRALADREGLDLQACSAYSDSYNDLPMLSMVGDPCAINPDSRLRAHAREAGWRIRDYRTGRKAARAGLVVGAAAGALSGTVAAGVALRSRRR